Within Macaca nemestrina isolate mMacNem1 chromosome X, mMacNem.hap1, whole genome shotgun sequence, the genomic segment AGTAGATAACTTAAAATAGATTGCTTCAACTGCGTGAATTCACAGAATCAAAGTTTCTTTTAATCATCAGAAGTTCTATAAACATTTCAATTTCAGATTGATTTATttgaacatgaaaaaaaatcaggcaccaaatacaaaaatgttataaCATAAATAAGATGTGCCAAgactttatttcttcaaaaagaaCAATAAACAAAATTCTAGAATTGAAAATGATCATATATAATACCAAATTGACTGCCACCAAAAACCTAGAGCATTGCCCCTTAAAGGAGGTACTTAAGCCTATTCAATACATTTCTAAATACTTTACAATTCCTTATCTCCACCTTTCTGTTATTCATGCAGAGATTGGGCTCAATAACAAACAGCACCCTAACAAAAAAGGTCTCAATACTCTACCCACTCCAGCCCCCCCAAATAGCAATCAATTTCTTTTCCATATAACCATTGTAAAAGAACTGTTTGTCCAAAGGAGTTGCTTCACTGAAGATTAAATGGATTGTTAACATTTCATCACAAAGCAAACAACCGTTTTTCATTGTTATTGATTTTAATGGAAACAATGCTCTTAACATCTTTGCCTACAAATcatgaactttaaaaatacatattttgcaatttttttccataGCATCATTTCAGAACTGCTGCAGTTATTACACCGCTATATAAATGTTATGGATAATTGCGATAATTATGAACTATATACAGCAAACAAATCAGCCTTTGCCTTCCAAAATTGTAAATGGACTATGGTTCTTTTAAGAAGCACTTTAACCATAAGTAAGCAATGCTCAACTGGCCTTACTCATCACCACTGTTTCAGACATAAGctatcttttgaaaatatatagataGCTACTAGATAGATTGATAGACAGATTAGATAAGTCATAGATACAAACATATATAGGTATATGGGTGATCTCTAGATAGAAAACACAGACATGCATCCTGCcgcaattttcatttttatgtaaggTAATAAAGAACTAAGGGACATAAAATTCATTAGGTTAccttatgtttatatatgtaggGCAGGGATGATTAAATCCAGCTTCTCAGTCTTTGAAGTACAAGATTGAGATGTCATGGCCACTAACTGAATTGATCAGTAATATTTGATTTGCATGCCGAAAATCCAGGACAAACACATTTAAACTCGCAGTTAAACAACCATCTGAGATAGAGATAAAGAAAGGAGAGTCTTCCCAGATGGAAACTGACACTGTAAGGAATTTATActgtaatagaaaaataatttaacaattaaaaaaggGATCTGAGTGAGTTATAAATACCAACAAACAAGATTTAATTTGCTCACATCTCCTCTTTGTAGAAGGCTGTTACAAAACAAGAGAAAGGAGTCAGTGGTTCCAAAATTGTAAATTGTGTTCTtctttcaaaacaataaaattttaatgctAAAGCAGTTATAATCAAAAGCTGTACAGAACTTGTTAGAAAACATTTATCCATAAATATTGTTCAGTTCCCGGCACTTGTAGCAATAATTAAATTACAAACGATAAATATGGCATCAATGGAtatgtatttacaaaaaaaaaaagttattacaaAAGGCAACTGTATACTAAACGTCACAATCTGTGTAGAGTAACATCACATCCTCAGCCTGAAAAAAATACTGAACAACAGTTTCGACCCTATTAGACAAAAATACATTCACAAGTGTAATGCTTTGAGGAAAAGTTCAAGACATAACAGGACTTTGGCACGGTTTAAGACTGTGAGAGTTTAAACAATCACCACTAAGGCGAAAAAGAATTTCCATCAGTttaacatcaccaccaccaacaagcCTTCTATAACTTCCTCTCGAGAAACAGGACAACTGTTAAAATGAATTGCAGGAGTTTAAGAATGGGGTGTCGCAGACAgcaagaggaaggggaagaaaaagcaGTGTAAAGATTTTGTAAAAAATGCTTCAAATGCCAAAACATATTTTCTAATCCTGAGAAAAGGGCATGGCTACTTTTGGATCTTGCCCAAAACCTTCCTGGACAATTGCAATTAACAAGATGTAGCCCTATATATGGCCTCTTGCCTTAAAACTCCATTTCCATCTGATTggtctcagttttcttttaaaaatgcatttggtCCATTCTATAGTTAACAGGGTTTGTGTTTGTCCTCAGACGTACCATTCGTTAAAATTAGGAGGAAGTCCAGGGTTGTGGCTGGTGCTAGTTTGAACTGCAGAAGGGGTTTTAGTGGTATCTTTACTGTTTGCAGAAGCTATAGCGGGTGGAGTGGAAGATTCATAGCCTGAACTGGCAGCAGGGGAGGAATCTGACCCTTGAGATTCATGAACCTAAAAttaacatgtatatattataatgaaTATAATTCCAACTGGCAATGTGCAAGCAAAAACAAGAGCAGAATTCGAGCACTGTAACAACAAGACCGCCCAGTGACccacttaaaagaaaaatgctgctttaaaaaaaaaaaaaacatccatATTACCGATGTCTAGAAAACCCGGAGATGTTCGCTAAAAACCAGTTTTGCTCCGAAGACTGGTATTATGGAAAAGGAATAAAGCACTCCGTTTTGGTCATGCCACTTCAAAAATGCTTTCTCCACGGATGGAGTGGGGTAAGCAGTTACACTGTGAGGTCCTATAAAATACTAAATCCGGGCCCAGGTTTCATCAAGCCCGTTTCGGCTTGGGAAAGCAGGTACAGAGAAGGTGGCACAGGGGCCCTGAGCGCTGCGAAGTCGCAGACAAATGTGTGGGAATCAGATCGCGCTCCTCGGCCCTATTGTTTTATCTGAAGCCAAAGAGCGAATGAACCACCCACCCCCGGGTTCGGCGCGGCTACTCTCGGTTCCCACCGCGGGCTGAGTCGGGAAGAGGCGGCCACGGCAGTCCCGCAAGCCTAGGCGAGCTCGGCTAGAGCTTCCCAGTAAACAACCGATTGTTCCCTCCGCTTCCTCCCCCTCCCAACTTTGCTCACTCCCGCCCCCACCCCGCCCGGTCCCCAAAATGGGTTCAAGGTGTCACTGCTGGAGCAAATCGGATTTAACGTGGAGGACAGAGGGTGGGCAGCGCGGGCGCTTCCGTTCCGCGGCCCGGCGTCGGGCCGAGTGTTTACAAACCGCCGACCGCTAATAAAGAGGTAATTACCTTCATGTGTTTGCGCAGGGAGCTCGGGTGCGTGTAGGACTTGTCGCACACTTTGCAGATATAGGGCTTGTCCGAGGTATGCACATGCATGTGCTTCTTACGGTCGCTGCTGTTGGCAAAGCGTCTGTCACAGCCTTCAAATTCACATTTGAAAGGTTTCTCACCTGCAAAAGGCAAAAACCCAAAGGGGGTAAAATACGGTCAGTGCCGGAGTTTCCCAGAGGCAAGCAGCAGGAGACTGAGCTTCCGGCGGTCTTCCCGGAGAGGGAGCGCCGACTGGGGGCTGCTGTTGAGAATCTATTTTCCCTGGAGAGAAATGAAGAGCGTAGGTTGAGCCCGCTAGGTTTGGGAGTGGTGGTCGGggcgggggtggggcagggcaggccCAAAACCTGACCACGTCTTTGTTCTTGCAAGGAGGGAAAGCCCCTGGCTCCTCCGAAGTTTCCCCTAAGTTGTGTTTCCACCCCACCCGACCCAGGGCTCCCAATGCGCGGCCACGTTCCGCCACCACCTCGGCGATGTAACCGAGCCCGGCGGGACAATGGGCCCCGGACAGGACAATCCCGTTCAGCCTCTTTGTACCTTTTAATTTGCCTCTTTCAAATGCAGTGGTTTGGCTAAGCCCGGTATTAAAAAGCCTGGGTAGTCGTACTTAATGTTTGGGGggggggatatatatatatataaatccagGGGGCTCCAGACAGTTTTACAAGATGTTATGAACAACCCACGAAACTGCTTTAGCTTTCCTCCCGGAGGACTGAATTGAACCTGGAACTCCAAATAAAAATAGTTTGACAAAAGTATCAGTCATTTAATTAGGAGATGTGCCAATCAAGTGTAAAAAAGAGCGGAAGTAACCGAAAGTTAGTTTTCATTAGCATTTCTATGGTTGCCTTCCACGAATGTGTGCCGAGAGCTAAGTCGCTTGTAAGCAATATGCTCTCAACACATTCGGAGTCCCTTCACCGTAACCCAGAAAGGGAGACAAAAAGAGGAGGCGCCAGTTTGTTCCTGGGCGCGAGAAGGTCCCAATTAGTTCCTGAGACCGCAGAGCAGTCTGCCCGGGAAGTTAGAACTCGGCAAAGGCGCCACGGGACGGGGAGGGCTAGGGGTGGAGGGTCACTGACAGCGCTTCTTTTTCGAGCGGCCGTTGCGGGGCGTCGCCCCTTTCCCTGGCCGCCACCTCTCTCCCTCGCGCTGTTAAGTCCGTTGCGTGACGGGATATCGCCAGTGGAACCCACGCCCGCCTGCTTTTTCCCTTACCTGTGTGGGTTCTCTTATGGATCTTGAGGTTCTCAGAACGGGCAAAGATCTTCCCGCAGCCCGGGAAGGGGCATGGGAAGGGCTTCTCGCCCGTGTGCACTCGGATGTGGTTGACCAGTTTGTACTTCGCCTTGAAAGACTTGCCCTCCCGGGGGCACTCCTCCCAGTAGCAGACGTGGTTGTTCTGCTCCGGGCCCCCCACATGCTCCATGGTGACATGTGTCACCAGCTCATGCATGGTGCTGAAGGTCCGGTCGCAGCTTTTCTTGGGCCGGCTCAGCTGAGCCTCGTCGATCCACTTGCACGACAGCTCCTGCTTGATGGGCTGCCGCATATAACGGAAGAAGGCGCCGGGCCCGTGGTGGGCCGCCACGTTCACGCCCATGTTCATGTTCATGGGGCTGTAGTTAGGAAACTGCGCGCCGGCCGCGTAGGGGTCCGTGCGCGGGCTGGCCACTGGGCGGTATGGGTCAGCACGGCCGAACAGCTCCCCACGCAGCCCCAGGTGGACCTGGTTGTTGTCCACGTGCCCTGTGGGCGACGGGTGCCCAGCGCCCTGCTCATGCAGCCCAGGAAAGAGCAAGTAGCCAGGGGGCTCGGGGATGCCAGGTGGAGCATGCAGGCTGCTCGCCGAGCCGGCGAAGAGCCCGTGCTGCCCGCCACCCGAGGCCGCCTCACTGAGCCCGGAGCTGCGCTGGCGGAACAGAAAGTCGCGCGTTGAGTTGAAGGCGGCAGAGGCAGCGCCGCCGTAGCTGGGCACCTGGCTGgcgtggtgatgatggtggtggtggtggtgatggtggcccAGGGCGTTGGCGTAGCCCGAACCCTGCGGCGTGAAAGCCGAGCTCTGGCCTGAAGATAGATCGTGCGCCGCGGCAGGGCTCAGCTTGAAggcagcggcggcggcagcggcggcggcgtgGGTTGTGTCCCCGAAGGGATTCAGCCCCATGCCTGCCGGCTCACGGTTGGGCATCTCGTGGTGGCGCGGCGCGCCGAAGCTGCCCACTCCCAGCCCAGGGAACTGCGGGCCTCCGTCCAGGAGCATCGTCATGGGTGGGACGTTCTGGGCACAGGCGATCCGGCCGAAATGAGAGAGGGTATCGGCGAAGGAGGAGATCTCCGAAGTGCCGTAGTCGGAAAGGGGTGGCGGCGGTTGGACACTGCCGGGAGACCCCCAAGGCGCTACCAGGGGCTGCAACTTTCCGTCACTGCGAGTCTCCTGCAGAGGGgtaggagggaggaggggaagaaagagCAGGGAGGGGGTGTTggggggggaggagggaggagaaaagacTCTGGGACTAGATCTGGTTTAACAAACTAACAGGCGcgcacaaagaaaaataagcaaaatagtaAGTAGAGGGCGGAGTTTGCCAATCCTGTCCCGGGCACCCCTCCTCTCTCCGAGTGCACAGAACCGCAGGGCCAGGAGGCTCCCTGGGTACCGGCCTCTGGGCTGGGCTGCGCCTAGTGGCGGAACCGGCTAGCGGCCGGCCGGCCGGCGGGCAGCGGGCAGTAGGCAGGCTCGGTACTCGCCGCTTGCCGCTCGCCGCGCGAGTCCCAGCCTCTTCGCCTCCAGAGTAATGTCCTTGGACTGATAAAGTCAATCACTCACTCCTCGCACATAAACCGAGCGGGAGGCGCGCGGCGCGCGCCAATGGGGAGCCAGCTGGCCCGCGGTCACCTGACACCCGGCCGGACCGCTCATTGGCCGCCGCGAGGCTGATTGGCAGCGCGGAGCGGAGAACATGGCAGCCGTGGCCGAGCGACCCCCGCTGATTGGGCAGCCGCCGGGTGCCTGGCAGGTGAGGCGGCGGCTGACGGGCGGCCGCGAGTGGGCTCCACCGGGCTTGAGCGGCTGCGGGGAACTGGGGCCGGCTCCAGCCGGCAAACGGCGGGACAACGCCGGGCCTCTCGCGGGCCTCCCCCCACCCCTCGCGCTCGTTACCCGCTTTGGCCAAAGAAACTCTTTGCCCCGGGAGGATCGGTCCCACTGTTGCGCCGTCGGAGGAGACGCGGTGGCCAACGTCCAGTCCCGCCTAGGTCCCCGCTGCCTCACCACCTTGAGAACATGTCCCCTCTGTAGCTTCAGGGCGCAGATCCTGGGGAGAGCCCAGCATTTTCGCGCTCCCGGCCCAGCCGCTGCGTCCACCCCCAATCACTGCGAGTTCTAATGGCCTCGAGACCCTGGACCCAGGCCCAGATAGTTCGCCGTTTGTGCCCCAACCTGTCGACAGCTGTCCGAGAcccaaagaagaaattacaattAGAGCTGATCTCCCTTACTTCCGTCTGCGCCAAGCGTTGACCCTTTAGTTTGTGAGCAGCGGCTGTACTCGCCGCTGCCCACTTCCCGAATTACACACCGGGCACGACACAGCAAACATATACAACGCAGTAAACACAAGCACACAGCAAGAAACAAGCACACAACACAGTAAACACAAGCGCACCACAGGAAACAAA encodes:
- the LOC105481360 gene encoding zinc finger protein ZIC 3 isoform X2; this encodes MTMLLDGGPQFPGLGVGSFGAPRHHEMPNREPAGMGLNPFGDTTHAAAAAAAAAFKLSPAAAHDLSSGQSSAFTPQGSGYANALGHHHHHHHHHHHASQVPSYGGAASAAFNSTRDFLFRQRSSGLSEAASGGGQHGLFAGSASSLHAPPGIPEPPGYLLFPGLHEQGAGHPSPTGHVDNNQVHLGLRGELFGRADPYRPVASPRTDPYAAGAQFPNYSPMNMNMGVNVAAHHGPGAFFRYMRQPIKQELSCKWIDEAQLSRPKKSCDRTFSTMHELVTHVTMEHVGGPEQNNHVCYWEECPREGKSFKAKYKLVNHIRVHTGEKPFPCPFPGCGKIFARSENLKIHKRTHTGEKPFKCEFEGCDRRFANSSDRKKHMHVHTSDKPYICKVCDKSYTHPSSLRKHMKCCPAWYPGQSLIPDEELDTDVGMQQPALHNTTYPKCRVNAEPTVQEMIY
- the LOC105481360 gene encoding zinc finger protein ZIC 3 isoform X1 gives rise to the protein MTMLLDGGPQFPGLGVGSFGAPRHHEMPNREPAGMGLNPFGDTTHAAAAAAAAAFKLSPAAAHDLSSGQSSAFTPQGSGYANALGHHHHHHHHHHHASQVPSYGGAASAAFNSTRDFLFRQRSSGLSEAASGGGQHGLFAGSASSLHAPPGIPEPPGYLLFPGLHEQGAGHPSPTGHVDNNQVHLGLRGELFGRADPYRPVASPRTDPYAAGAQFPNYSPMNMNMGVNVAAHHGPGAFFRYMRQPIKQELSCKWIDEAQLSRPKKSCDRTFSTMHELVTHVTMEHVGGPEQNNHVCYWEECPREGKSFKAKYKLVNHIRVHTGEKPFPCPFPGCGKIFARSENLKIHKRTHTGEKPFKCEFEGCDRRFANSSDRKKHMHVHTSDKPYICKVCDKSYTHPSSLRKHMKVHESQGSDSSPAASSGYESSTPPAIASANSKDTTKTPSAVQTSTSHNPGLPPNFNEWYV